The DNA sequence TCCTCGCTGTCTTCGCTGTCAAAATAACCCTTTGCGTTCACGCGGGTCATATCGTACATGGTGGAAGCAACGGTCGCCTTAACGCGGGTATCCAGCGCGGCGGCGTTGAGCGCCATGCCGCCCCAGCCGCAGATACCGATTATGCCGATACGGTCGGGGTCGACGTTTTCATTCAGAGAAAGAAAGTCCACGGCCGCCATAAAGTCTTCCGTGTTGATATCCGGCGAAGCCATATAGCGGACGCTGCCGCCGCTTTCGCCGGTAAAGGACGGGTCGAATGCGACCGTCACGAAGCCGCGCTCCGCCATCGTCTGCGCGTAGAGCCCCGAGCACTGTTCCTTTACCGCGCCGAACGGACCGCAAACCGCGATCGCCGGCAGTCTGCCGACAGCGTCTTTCGGCTTATATACGTCCGCGGCGAGGGTTATCCCGTAGCGGTTGACGAACGTTGCCTTGGCGTGATCGACCTTACCGCTCTTCGGAAAGGTCTTATCCCACTGCGCCGTGAGTTCGAGTTTTTCGGCTTTTATCATATTGCGCTCCTCCGTTTCAACGCGGGCGCGTCGCTCCCGCATTCGCGTTTTACGATTATATTATAATGTAAACACCCCGCGCTGTGTCAAGTGTTTTTTTCGATGCGATATGTTTGCCTTACGGCAAACGTGATATTTTTCGCTTGCGCGAAAAGTGATATTATATTCGTTCCTTCACTCGTCCGCAGGACGAATATCACTGCGAAGCAATATAACTCGACCGAAGGTCGAATATAACTCGTTCCGAAGGAACGAATATAGTTGAAAAAAGCACTTGCTTTCGCAAGTGCTTTTTTCTGGCTCCCCCTGTTGGGCTCGAACCAACGACCCTGCGGTTAACAGCCGCATGCTCTACCACTGA is a window from the Clostridia bacterium genome containing:
- a CDS encoding alpha/beta hydrolase codes for the protein MIKAEKLELTAQWDKTFPKSGKVDHAKATFVNRYGITLAADVYKPKDAVGRLPAIAVCGPFGAVKEQCSGLYAQTMAERGFVTVAFDPSFTGESGGSVRYMASPDINTEDFMAAVDFLSLNENVDPDRIGIIGICGWGGMALNAAALDTRVKATVASTMYDMTRVNAKGYFDSEDSEEARYQKRAAMCAQRLEDLKNGEYKLGGGVVDPLPEDAPFFVKDYYDYYKTPRGYHPRSLNSNGGWNVIGCESFINQPILQYSNEIRSAVLIIHGEKAHSCYFSRDAYANMTEGGRYNGNKELMIIPGASHTDLYDGGKTGAIPFEKMEAFFKEYLR